In a single window of the Falco rusticolus isolate bFalRus1 chromosome 13, bFalRus1.pri, whole genome shotgun sequence genome:
- the MFN1 gene encoding mitofusin-1 isoform X2, with product MAEAAVSPLKHFVLAKKTITAIFDQLLDYVTEGATFVEATYRNPELEHVATEDELAEIQAYKNKLAVIGEVLSRRHMKVAFFGRTSSGKSSVINAMLWDKVLPSGIGHTTNCFLSVEGTDGDKAYLMTEGSDEKKSVKTVNQLAHALHMDKDLKAGCLVHVFWPKSKCALLRDDLVLVDSPGTDVTTELDSWIDKFCLDADVFVLVANSESTLMNTEKHFFHKVNERLSKPNIFILNNRWDASASEPEYMEDVRRQHMERCLTFLVDELKVIDPVEARNRIFFVSAKEVLSARRQKAQGMPEGGGALAEGFQTRFQEFQHFEQIFEECISQSAVKTKFEQHTIRAKQIIDTVKNIMDAINVAAAEKRVHSMEEREDQKDRLDFVRNQMNILTEDTKEKIKRVTEEVENKVSSAMTDEICRLSVLVDEFYSDFHPSPQVLKLYKTELNKHIEDGLGKNLADRCSSEVNQSMHQSQQEMIENLKPLLPSGAQDQLHLLIPCRRFDLSYDLNCHSLCADFQEDIMFHFSLGWTSLVNRFLGPKQAQRVLLGLADPNVQIWRTVGWKLISLSLSMYGLLYLYERLTWTTKAKERAFKQQFVNYATEKLQMIVSLTSANCSHQVQQEMATTFARLCQQVDITQKNLEKEIARLSKEIDQLENIQSNSKQLRNKAIHLENELDRFTKHFLQKSK from the exons ATGGCAGAAGCTGCCGTCTCTCCGCTGAAGCACTTTGTGCTGGCTAAAAAGACAATCACTGCCATCTTCGACCAGCTGCTAGACTATGTCACGGAGGGAGCAACTTTTGTGGAAG CAACATACAGGAACCCAGAGCTTGAACATGTAGCAACAGAAGATGAACTAGCAGAAATACAGgcatataaaaataagttaGCAGTCATTGGTGAGGTGCTTTCACGGAGACACATGAAAGTGGCGTTTTTTGGCAG AACGAGTAGTGGGAAGAGTTCAGTCATTAACGCAATGCTGTGGGATAAGGTACTTCCTAGTGGGATTGGCCATACAACTAACTGCTTTCTCAGTGTGGAAGGGACAGATGGAGATAAAGCTTATCTTATGACAGAAGGATCAGATGAAAAGAAGAGTGTCAAG ACAGTCAATCAGCTTGCTCATGCACTTCACATGGATAAAGATCTGAAAGCTGGCTGTCTTGTCCATGTCTTTTGGCCCAAGTCAAAGTGTGCCCTGCTGAGAGACGATTTGGTTTTAGTGGACAg CCCTGGCACAGATGTCACTACAGAACTGGACAGCTGGATTGATAAATTCTGCTTAGATGCTGATGTGTTTGTCTTGGTTGCCAATTCTGAATCGACTCTCATGAACACG gaaaaacattttttccataaagtGAATGAACGACTTTCCAAGCCAAACATTTTCATCTTGAATAACAGATGGGATGCCTCTGCATCAGAACCAGAATATATGGAAGAT GTGCGTAGGCAGCACATGGAGCGTTGCTTGACTTTTCTAGTTGATGAACTCAAAGTTATTGATCCTGTAGAAGCAAGGAATCgcatcttttttgtttcagcaaaagaAGTTCTGAGTGCCAGGAGGCAGAAGGCCCAAGGAATGCCAGAGGGTG GTGGAGCACTTGCTGAAGGATTTCAAACAAGATTCCAGGAATTTCAACATTTTGAGCAGATATTTGAG GAGTGTATCTCGCAGTCAGCCGTGAAAACCAAGTTTGAACAGCACACTATCAGAGCTAAACAGATAATAGATACTGTGAAAAACATTATGGACGCCATAAACGTAGCGGCAGCAGAGAAAAG AGTCCATTCAATGGAAGAGCGAGAAGATCAGAAGGATAGATTGGACTTTGTTCGAAATCAGATGAACATTTTGACTGAAGATactaaggaaaaaatcaaaCGTGTTACTGAGgaagtagaaaataaa GTTTCCTCTGCAATGACTGATGAGATTTGCCGACTTTCAGTTCTGGTTGATGaattttattcagattttcaCCCTTCTCCTCAAGTATTGAAGCTCTATAAGACT GAACTGAACAAACATATAGAAGATGGTTTGGGAAAGAACCTGGCTGACCGTTGCTCCAGTGAAGTCAATCAGTCAATGCATCAGTCGCAGCAGGAGATGATTG AAAATCTGAAACCCTTGCTGCCTTCTGGTGCTCAGGATCAGCTCCACTTGCTAATTCCGTGTAGGAGGTTTGACCTTAGCTATGATCTAAACTGTCACAGTCTGTGTGCAGATTTCCAGGAGGATATCATGTTCCACTTTTCTTTGGGATGGACTTCGCTTGTAAACCGTTTCTTGGGTCCTAAACAAGCTCAGAGAGTGCTGTTGGGACTAGCAGATCCAAACGTACAA ATTTGGAGAACAGTAGGCTGGAAACTCATCTCTCTCTCCCTAAGTATGTATGGGTTGTTGTATCTTTATGAGAGACTGACTTGGACCACTAAAGCAAAAGAGAGAGCCTTTAAACAGCAGTTTGTGAACTATGctactgaaaagctgcagatgATCGTCAGCCTTACCAGCGCTAACTGCAGCCATCAGGTGCAGCA GGAAATGGCCACTACCTTTGCTCGGCTCTGTCAGCAGGTGGATATTACCCAGAAAaacctggaaaaggaaattgctAGGCTTTCCAAAGAAATAGATCAGTTGGAGAACATACAGAGCAACTCCAAGCAGCTCAG
- the MFN1 gene encoding mitofusin-1 isoform X1 has protein sequence MAEAAVSPLKHFVLAKKTITAIFDQLLDYVTEGATFVEATYRNPELEHVATEDELAEIQAYKNKLAVIGEVLSRRHMKVAFFGRTSSGKSSVINAMLWDKVLPSGIGHTTNCFLSVEGTDGDKAYLMTEGSDEKKSVKTVNQLAHALHMDKDLKAGCLVHVFWPKSKCALLRDDLVLVDSPGTDVTTELDSWIDKFCLDADVFVLVANSESTLMNTEKHFFHKVNERLSKPNIFILNNRWDASASEPEYMEDVRRQHMERCLTFLVDELKVIDPVEARNRIFFVSAKEVLSARRQKAQGMPEGGGALAEGFQTRFQEFQHFEQIFEECISQSAVKTKFEQHTIRAKQIIDTVKNIMDAINVAAAEKRVHSMEEREDQKDRLDFVRNQMNILTEDTKEKIKRVTEEVENKVSSAMTDEICRLSVLVDEFYSDFHPSPQVLKLYKTELNKHIEDGLGKNLADRCSSEVNQSMHQSQQEMIENLKPLLPSGAQDQLHLLIPCRRFDLSYDLNCHSLCADFQEDIMFHFSLGWTSLVNRFLGPKQAQRVLLGLADPNVQIPRPLASTPSAASVPAVTPENVSNDDFMVPLVMSLASLTSRTSMSIIVVGGVIWRTVGWKLISLSLSMYGLLYLYERLTWTTKAKERAFKQQFVNYATEKLQMIVSLTSANCSHQVQQEMATTFARLCQQVDITQKNLEKEIARLSKEIDQLENIQSNSKQLRNKAIHLENELDRFTKHFLQKSK, from the exons ATGGCAGAAGCTGCCGTCTCTCCGCTGAAGCACTTTGTGCTGGCTAAAAAGACAATCACTGCCATCTTCGACCAGCTGCTAGACTATGTCACGGAGGGAGCAACTTTTGTGGAAG CAACATACAGGAACCCAGAGCTTGAACATGTAGCAACAGAAGATGAACTAGCAGAAATACAGgcatataaaaataagttaGCAGTCATTGGTGAGGTGCTTTCACGGAGACACATGAAAGTGGCGTTTTTTGGCAG AACGAGTAGTGGGAAGAGTTCAGTCATTAACGCAATGCTGTGGGATAAGGTACTTCCTAGTGGGATTGGCCATACAACTAACTGCTTTCTCAGTGTGGAAGGGACAGATGGAGATAAAGCTTATCTTATGACAGAAGGATCAGATGAAAAGAAGAGTGTCAAG ACAGTCAATCAGCTTGCTCATGCACTTCACATGGATAAAGATCTGAAAGCTGGCTGTCTTGTCCATGTCTTTTGGCCCAAGTCAAAGTGTGCCCTGCTGAGAGACGATTTGGTTTTAGTGGACAg CCCTGGCACAGATGTCACTACAGAACTGGACAGCTGGATTGATAAATTCTGCTTAGATGCTGATGTGTTTGTCTTGGTTGCCAATTCTGAATCGACTCTCATGAACACG gaaaaacattttttccataaagtGAATGAACGACTTTCCAAGCCAAACATTTTCATCTTGAATAACAGATGGGATGCCTCTGCATCAGAACCAGAATATATGGAAGAT GTGCGTAGGCAGCACATGGAGCGTTGCTTGACTTTTCTAGTTGATGAACTCAAAGTTATTGATCCTGTAGAAGCAAGGAATCgcatcttttttgtttcagcaaaagaAGTTCTGAGTGCCAGGAGGCAGAAGGCCCAAGGAATGCCAGAGGGTG GTGGAGCACTTGCTGAAGGATTTCAAACAAGATTCCAGGAATTTCAACATTTTGAGCAGATATTTGAG GAGTGTATCTCGCAGTCAGCCGTGAAAACCAAGTTTGAACAGCACACTATCAGAGCTAAACAGATAATAGATACTGTGAAAAACATTATGGACGCCATAAACGTAGCGGCAGCAGAGAAAAG AGTCCATTCAATGGAAGAGCGAGAAGATCAGAAGGATAGATTGGACTTTGTTCGAAATCAGATGAACATTTTGACTGAAGATactaaggaaaaaatcaaaCGTGTTACTGAGgaagtagaaaataaa GTTTCCTCTGCAATGACTGATGAGATTTGCCGACTTTCAGTTCTGGTTGATGaattttattcagattttcaCCCTTCTCCTCAAGTATTGAAGCTCTATAAGACT GAACTGAACAAACATATAGAAGATGGTTTGGGAAAGAACCTGGCTGACCGTTGCTCCAGTGAAGTCAATCAGTCAATGCATCAGTCGCAGCAGGAGATGATTG AAAATCTGAAACCCTTGCTGCCTTCTGGTGCTCAGGATCAGCTCCACTTGCTAATTCCGTGTAGGAGGTTTGACCTTAGCTATGATCTAAACTGTCACAGTCTGTGTGCAGATTTCCAGGAGGATATCATGTTCCACTTTTCTTTGGGATGGACTTCGCTTGTAAACCGTTTCTTGGGTCCTAAACAAGCTCAGAGAGTGCTGTTGGGACTAGCAGATCCAAACGTACAA ATCCCTCGTCCTTTAGCTTCCACCCCATCTGCTGCCAGCGTTCCTGCCGTAACTCCAGAGAACGTATCGAATGATGATTTTATGGTTCCTTTGGTAATGAGTTTAGCTTCACTGACATCACGGACCTCTATGAGCATCATCGTTGTTGGCGGAGTG ATTTGGAGAACAGTAGGCTGGAAACTCATCTCTCTCTCCCTAAGTATGTATGGGTTGTTGTATCTTTATGAGAGACTGACTTGGACCACTAAAGCAAAAGAGAGAGCCTTTAAACAGCAGTTTGTGAACTATGctactgaaaagctgcagatgATCGTCAGCCTTACCAGCGCTAACTGCAGCCATCAGGTGCAGCA GGAAATGGCCACTACCTTTGCTCGGCTCTGTCAGCAGGTGGATATTACCCAGAAAaacctggaaaaggaaattgctAGGCTTTCCAAAGAAATAGATCAGTTGGAGAACATACAGAGCAACTCCAAGCAGCTCAG
- the ZNF639 gene encoding zinc finger protein 639 isoform X2: MNEHPKKRKRKTLHPSRYSDSSGASKYIDNSGIFSDHCYSVCSMKQPDTKFSENRGRFHSPAQSLDTDDDGSPVHAGTSQWSGSHSNIVGLHYTDPTKKKDKDKGTNNGTCRDLCDSPIFSDSPTEEEKPLDIQTVEISTTEVNAVEVHDIETQTVSPEKLEAEDLEDIPLETCKIFEKNQALNITAQQKWPLLRANSSGLYKCELCEFNSKYFSDLKQHMILKHKTCTDTHVCKVCKESFSSKVQLIEHVKLHEEDPYICKYCDYKTVIFENLSQHIADTHFNDHLYWCEQCDMQFSSSSELYLHFQEHSCDEQYLCQFCEHETNDPEDLHSHVVNEHACRLIELSDSYNNKERGQFSLINKISFDKCKNFFVCQVCGFRSRLHTNVNRHVAIEHTKIFPHVCDDCGKGFSGMLEYCKHLSSHLSEGIYLCQYCEYSTGQIEDLKTHLDFRHSADLPHKCTDCLMRFGNEKDLLSHLQIHETA; the protein is encoded by the exons ATGAATGAACACcctaaaaagaggaaaaggaagactCTACATCCTTCTCGATATTCAG ATTCTTCAGGTGCAAGCAAATACATAGACAACAGTGGGATTTTTTCTGACCACTGCTATAGTGTCTGTTCTATGAAACAGCCAGAtacaaagttttctgaaaacagag GTAGATTCCACAGTCCTGCGCAGAGCTTAGACACAGATGATGACGGGAGTCCAGTGCATGCTGGGACTTCTCAGTGGAGTGGGTCACATTCAAACATCGTGGGGTTACACTATACAGACCCTACTAAAAAGAAGGATAAAG ATAAAGGTACTAATAATGGGACGTGCAGAGACTTATGTGATTCACCTATATTTAGTGACAGCCCTACAGAAGAAGAGAAACCTCTAGATATTCAGACGGTAGAAATTTCTACAACAGAAGTGAATGCTGTGGAAGTTCACGATATTGAAACACAAACTGTGTCGCCTGAGAAGCTAGAAGCTGAGGACCTAGAGGACATCCCTCTGGAAACCTGTAAAATCTTTGAGAAGAACCAGGCTTTGAATATCACAGCTCAACAGAAATGGCCTTTGCTGAGAGCTAACAGCAGTGGCTTGTACAAGTGTGAGCTCTGTGAGTTTAACAGCAAATACTTCTCTGATTTAAAGCAGCACATGATCCTGAAGCATAAGACATGTACAGACACTCACGTCTGTAAAGTTTGTAAAGAAAGCTTTTCCAGCAAAGTGCAGCTTATTGAACATGTAAAACTACATGAGGAGGATCCATACATCTGTAAATACTGCGATTACAAAACAGTGATATTTGAGAATCTGAGTCAGCACATAGCAGACACGCACTTCAATGACCACCTTTACTGGTGTGAGCAGTGTGATATGCAGTTCTCCTCGAGCAGCGAGTTGTACCTGCACTTCCAGGAGCACAGCTGTGATGAGCAGTATTTGTGTCAGTTCTGTGAGCATGAAACCAATGATCCAGAAGACCTGCACAGCCATGTGGTGAATGAACATGCATGTCGACTGATAGAGTTAAGCGACAGCTATAACAACAAGGAGCGTGGACAGTTCAGTCTCataaacaaaatcagttttgacAAGTGCAAAAACTTCTTTGTATGCCAGGTGTGTGGCTTTAGGAGCAGGCTGCATACAAATGTCAACAGGCATGTAGCTATTGAGCACACCAAAATATTCCCTCATGTTTGTGATGACTGTGGGAAGGGCTTTTCAGGTATGTTGGAATATTGCAAGCATTTAAGCTCTCATTTATCTGAAGGGATTTATTTGTGTCAATACTGTGAATATTCAACAGGACAGATTGAAGACCTTAAAACTCATTTGGATTTCAGGCATTCAGCAGATTTGCCTCATAAATGTACTGATTGTTTAATGagatttggaaatgaaaaagatctTTTAAGTCATCTTCAGATACATGAGACAGCATGA
- the ZNF639 gene encoding zinc finger protein 639 isoform X1 yields the protein MNEHPKKRKRKTLHPSRYSDSSGASKYIDNSGIFSDHCYSVCSMKQPDTKFSENRGRFHSPAQSLDTDDDGSPVHAGTSQWSGSHSNIVGLHYTDPTKKKDKGKDKGTNNGTCRDLCDSPIFSDSPTEEEKPLDIQTVEISTTEVNAVEVHDIETQTVSPEKLEAEDLEDIPLETCKIFEKNQALNITAQQKWPLLRANSSGLYKCELCEFNSKYFSDLKQHMILKHKTCTDTHVCKVCKESFSSKVQLIEHVKLHEEDPYICKYCDYKTVIFENLSQHIADTHFNDHLYWCEQCDMQFSSSSELYLHFQEHSCDEQYLCQFCEHETNDPEDLHSHVVNEHACRLIELSDSYNNKERGQFSLINKISFDKCKNFFVCQVCGFRSRLHTNVNRHVAIEHTKIFPHVCDDCGKGFSGMLEYCKHLSSHLSEGIYLCQYCEYSTGQIEDLKTHLDFRHSADLPHKCTDCLMRFGNEKDLLSHLQIHETA from the exons ATGAATGAACACcctaaaaagaggaaaaggaagactCTACATCCTTCTCGATATTCAG ATTCTTCAGGTGCAAGCAAATACATAGACAACAGTGGGATTTTTTCTGACCACTGCTATAGTGTCTGTTCTATGAAACAGCCAGAtacaaagttttctgaaaacagag GTAGATTCCACAGTCCTGCGCAGAGCTTAGACACAGATGATGACGGGAGTCCAGTGCATGCTGGGACTTCTCAGTGGAGTGGGTCACATTCAAACATCGTGGGGTTACACTATACAGACCCTACTAAAAAGAAGGATAAAGGTAAAG ATAAAGGTACTAATAATGGGACGTGCAGAGACTTATGTGATTCACCTATATTTAGTGACAGCCCTACAGAAGAAGAGAAACCTCTAGATATTCAGACGGTAGAAATTTCTACAACAGAAGTGAATGCTGTGGAAGTTCACGATATTGAAACACAAACTGTGTCGCCTGAGAAGCTAGAAGCTGAGGACCTAGAGGACATCCCTCTGGAAACCTGTAAAATCTTTGAGAAGAACCAGGCTTTGAATATCACAGCTCAACAGAAATGGCCTTTGCTGAGAGCTAACAGCAGTGGCTTGTACAAGTGTGAGCTCTGTGAGTTTAACAGCAAATACTTCTCTGATTTAAAGCAGCACATGATCCTGAAGCATAAGACATGTACAGACACTCACGTCTGTAAAGTTTGTAAAGAAAGCTTTTCCAGCAAAGTGCAGCTTATTGAACATGTAAAACTACATGAGGAGGATCCATACATCTGTAAATACTGCGATTACAAAACAGTGATATTTGAGAATCTGAGTCAGCACATAGCAGACACGCACTTCAATGACCACCTTTACTGGTGTGAGCAGTGTGATATGCAGTTCTCCTCGAGCAGCGAGTTGTACCTGCACTTCCAGGAGCACAGCTGTGATGAGCAGTATTTGTGTCAGTTCTGTGAGCATGAAACCAATGATCCAGAAGACCTGCACAGCCATGTGGTGAATGAACATGCATGTCGACTGATAGAGTTAAGCGACAGCTATAACAACAAGGAGCGTGGACAGTTCAGTCTCataaacaaaatcagttttgacAAGTGCAAAAACTTCTTTGTATGCCAGGTGTGTGGCTTTAGGAGCAGGCTGCATACAAATGTCAACAGGCATGTAGCTATTGAGCACACCAAAATATTCCCTCATGTTTGTGATGACTGTGGGAAGGGCTTTTCAGGTATGTTGGAATATTGCAAGCATTTAAGCTCTCATTTATCTGAAGGGATTTATTTGTGTCAATACTGTGAATATTCAACAGGACAGATTGAAGACCTTAAAACTCATTTGGATTTCAGGCATTCAGCAGATTTGCCTCATAAATGTACTGATTGTTTAATGagatttggaaatgaaaaagatctTTTAAGTCATCTTCAGATACATGAGACAGCATGA